From Camelina sativa cultivar DH55 chromosome 7, Cs, whole genome shotgun sequence, one genomic window encodes:
- the LOC104705038 gene encoding uncharacterized protein LOC104705038, with protein sequence FALNSSILDPKMGFLFNNDSLLITADILFLNESVSFSFDNNNEENFIAGPMPDALSGEFTWKVHNFSLFKEMLKSQKIMSPAFPAGECNFRISIYQSEINSQEYISMCLESKDAEKTLVSDRSSWCLFRMSALNQKTECTHIHRDSYGRFAADNKNGDNTSLGWNDYMKMSEFVNPEAGFLLDDTAVFRASFYVIKEFSSFTTNGTGNMGKFTWRVENFTRFNDLLKNREITGLCIKSKRFQIGNRDCRLIVYPRGQSKPPSHLSVFLEVTNSRSSSDWSCFVSHKLSVVNQRLEEKSVIMESQNRYSKAVKDWGWREFVTLTSLFDQESGFLVQDSIVFSADVLLLKETSSTREYVDANSVSQNEKKISFTWKVENFLAFKEIMETRKIFSKFFKAGGCDLRIGVYESFDTICIHLESDKSPGTDVDNNFLVKFKMGILNQRDQDKSVWKESSIRTKTWNESVLHFMKMSDMLDPDAGFLVRDAVVFVCEILDFSDLKMLTSDGDQDALTTNPDESEEDTFQNFLSRAGVHLTFGENSSQPQVTLQEKHMMDADAIAGLLNDLRVYLDDPTKVKRLLLPTKTSCNDSHSLSLMSLLMGVKVLQNAIINILLDIMVECCKTSEEGSHCDGCVAATSSGSKTKWSEQSKELLELIVNSLKTIDAAVPQGCPEATRRPDSTQKISLVLDRAPKHLQQDLVNLVPKLVENSYHPLAAYALIEWLHKPKVEPALREPVYNALSQLECASEVWECILLKSYELLSNSNEESLVATIPFILKTASKCQQLPEAVRLVSERLKSLGADIAEMILKYKNCDDSLGLSGFVMPCAIQRLSQNLEKSSIMFGKKVSSHIS encoded by the exons TTCGCCTTAAACTCGAGTATTTTGGATCCTAAGATGGGGTTTTTGTTTAACAACGATTCCTTGCTTATCACGGCTgatatattatttcttaatGAGTCTGTCAGCTTTAGTTTTGATAATAACAATGAGGAGAATTTCATAGCTGGACCAATGCCTGATGCGTTGAGTGGGGAGTTCACTTGGAAGGTACAtaattttagtttgtttaagGAAATGTTAAAGTCGCAGAAGATAATGAGCCCTGCTTTCCCAGCTGGGGAGTGTAACTTTAGGATCAGTATTTACCAGAGTGAGATTAATTCACAAGAATACATATCAATGTGTCTCGAGAGTAAAGATGCCGAGAAGACTTTGGTATCTGACAGAAGTAGTTGGTGTTTGTTTAGGATGTCAGCTTTGAACCAGAAGACTGAGTGCACTCACATTCATAGAGATTCTTATGGGAGGTTTGCTGCTGATAATAAGAATGGGGACAATACAAGTCTCGGCTGGAACGATTACATGAAGATGTCTGAATTTGTGAACCCGGAAGCAGGGTTTTTACTCGATGACACGGCTGTCTTTAGAGCCTCATTTTATGTTATCAAAGAATTCAGTAGCTTTACTACGAATGGGACTGGAAACATGGGAAAATTCACTTGGAGAGTTGAGAATTTCACAAGGTTTAATGATCTTCTAAAGAATAGGGAGATAACCGGTCTTTGCATCAAAAGTAAGAGGTTTCAAATTGGGAACCGGGATTGTCGGCTTATTGTTTATCCCCGAG GGCAGTCCAAGCCACCATCCCATCTTTCAGTATTTCTTGAAGTAACAAATTCACGAAGCTCAAGTGATTGGAGCTGTTTTGTTAGCCACAAGCTATCAGTTGTGAACCAGAGGTTGGAGGAGAAGTCGGTGATAATGGAATCTCAGAATCGTTACTCGAAAGCTGTAAAGGATTGGGGTTGGCGTGAATTTGTGACACTTACTAGTTTGTTTGATCAAGAATCTGGATTTCTTGTTCAAGACTCTATTGTATTCTCCGCTGATGTTCTTTTGTTGAAAGAGACATCTTCAACAAGAGAGTACGTGGATGCTAATTCAGTTTCacagaatgagaaaaaaatttcatttactTGGAAAGTGGAGAATTTCTTAGCCTTCAAGGAAATAATGGAAACAAGAAAGATTTTTAGCAAATTCTTTAAGGCTGGTGGATGTGACCTTCGAATTG GTGTATACGAGTCCTTCGACACCATATGCATACACTTAGAGAGTGATAAATCTCCTGGTACAGATGTCGACAACAATTTCTTGGTTAAGTTCAAGATGGGTATCCTGAACCAAAGGGATCAGGATAAAAGTGTGTGGAAGGAGTCATCTATACGTACCAAGACGTGGAATGAGTCTGTTCTACATTTTATGAAGATGTCTGATATGTTGGACCCTGATGCTGGGTTTCTTGTACGTGACGctgttgtttttgtgtgtgaaatATTGGATTTTTCAGACCTAAAG atgTTGACTTCAGATGGTGATCAAGATGCCTTAACCACCAATCCTGATGAAAGTGAGGAAGACACATTCCAAAATTTTCTTTCGAGAGCTGGAGTCCATCTCACGTTTGGAGAGAATTCTTCCCAACCACAAGTTACTCTCCAAGAGAAGCATATGATGGATGCGGATGCCATTGCTGGTTTGCTTAATGACTTGCGTGTTTATCTTGATGATCCAACTAAAGTAAAACGTTTGCTTCTTCCGACTAAAACATCATGTAATGATAGCCACTCACTCAGCCTGATGAGTTTGCTGATGGGTGTTAAAGTTCTACAGAATGCAATTATTAATATACTTCTAGATATAATGGTTGAGTGTTGCAAAACTTCGGAGGAAGGGTCTCACTGCGATGGTTGCGTGGCTGCAACTTCATCGGGGTCAAAG ACAAAGTGGTCAGAACAGTCAAAGGAGCTATTGGAACTAATTGTTAACTCACTAAAAACAATTGATGCGGCTGTACCACAAGGTTGTCCGGAAGCTACAAGACGACCAGACTCTACTCAAAAGATTTCTCTTGTTTTAGACAGAGCCCCCAAACATTTGCAACAAGATTTAGTTAATCTGGTTCCCAAATTAGTTGAGAACTCATATCATCCACTGGCTGCCTATGCACTTATTGAATGGCTTCATAAGCCTAAAGTCGAACCAGCACTGCGTGAACCA GTATACAATGCTCTTAGCCAGTTAGAATGCGCCAGTGAAGTGTGGGAGTGCATTCTACTTAAGTCATATGAGCTTCTAAGTAACTCAAATGAGGAGTCTCTTGTGGCGACCATTCCTTTCATACTTAAAACTGCTTCCAAGTGCCAACAACTACCTGAAGCC GTAAGGTTAGTTAGTGAGCGACTTAAAAGTCTTGGTGCTGATATTGCCGAAATGATACTTAAGTACAAAAACTGTGACGACAGTCTAG GATTATCAGGTTTTGTTATGCCATGTGCAATTCAAAGGCTTAGCCAAAATCTTGAGAAATCTTCCATTATGTTTGGGAAGAAAGTTTCGTCTCATATCAGTTAA
- the LOC104703067 gene encoding uncharacterized protein LOC104703067, whose product MIQKDSEITGDFQNPNGEGSSTVAKFLDNITYRLYIKGLVSDDETVVDGNEKTVNVAGVGVAICDEMDNLLYEIKESLSDSQISRRGVEIMGLIRGLSESYDLGIRNVVVYCDDQWIYQSIIGRAKSKKKIDHLVEEAQSSLEKMDCSDAVLVARNDVKFAFRLAREAIVAQSRSVDVRAKQGEVCVICLEETDDGRMFFTDKCSHRHCFSCVKQHVEVKLLSGIVPTCLDYGCKFELTLESCSKVLTSKLIDMWKHKMKEDYIPAAEKIYCPYPSCSMLMSRTELSIEVEQSNVKSCVKCCGLFCVDCKVPSHTGLSCADYKKLHPDPLVDDLKLKSLANDNMWRQCVKCRHLIELSDGCNHMTCRCGYEFCYQCGIEWKKDQNMVMMMMTMMILTQNILVKRICVSAITMKMVSVGVTGKIFYDAPQLMIDVDVVCGYPSPEEISIEEGNGDGNDDNWDDYNNYGGLTDFGDEGGFDEDFYRDYYTL is encoded by the exons ATGATTCAGAAAG ATTCTGAGATAACCGGAGATTTCCAAAACCCTAACGGCGAGGGTTCTTCTACGGTGGCTAAATTTTTGGACAATATCACGTACCGATTGTACATCAAGGGTTTGGTGAGTGATGATGAGACCGTGGTGGATGGTAACGAAAAGACCGTGAATGTGGCTGGAGTTGGAGTTGCGATTTGCGATGAGATGGATAATTTGCTGTATGAGATTAAAGAATCACTTAGCGACTCTCAGATTAGCCGCAGAGGAGTAGAGATCATGGGACTGATCCGTGGGTTAAGTGAATCCTACGATTTGGGGATCAGAAACGTTGTGGTTTATTGTGATGACCAGTGGATTTACCAATCG ATAATTGGTAGAGCGAAGTCTAAGAAGAAGATTGACCATCTTGTGGAAGAGGCTCAAAGCAGTCTAGAAAAAATGGATTGTAGTGACGCTGTATTGGTTGCTCGAAACGATGTGAAGTTTGCCTTTAGACTTGCAAGAGAGGCCATAGTTGCTCAAAGCAGAAGCGTTGATGTAAGGGCAAAACAAGGAGAAGTTTGTGTCATTTGTCTTGAAGAAACCGATGACGGGCGCATGTTCTTTACAGACAAGTGCTCTCACCGtcattgtttttcttgtgtAAAACAGCATGTGGAAGTGAAGCTGCTTAGCGGAATTGTGCCTACATGCCTTGACTATGGATGCAAGTTTGAGCTCACCCTTGAAAGCTGTAGCAAGGTTTTGACATCAAAGCTGATTGACATGTGGAAACATAAGATGAAAGAGGACTATATTCCCGCTGCCGAGAAAATCTATTGCCCATATCCGAGCTGCTCAATGCTGATGTCCAGAACCGAGCTTTCTATTGAAGTTGAGCAATCAAATGTTAAGTCATGTGTCAAATGTTGTGGACTCTTCTGCGTTGATTGCAAAGTGCCATCGCATACTGGTTTGTCGTGTGCTGATTACAAGAAACTTCACCCTGACCCTTTAGTTGATGACTTGAAGCTAAAGTCTCTGGCAAACGACAATATGTGGCGTCAATGTGTCAAGTGTAGGCACTTGATTGAACTTTCTGATGGCTGCAACCACATGACttgcag ATGTGGATATGAGTTTTGTTACCAATGTGGGATTGAATGGAAGAAGGACCAAAA catggtgatgatgatgatgacaatgatGATACTGACTCAGAACATTCTTGTGAAGAGGATATGTGTGAGTGCTATTACGATGAAGATGGTGTCCGTTGGCGTGACTGGGAAGATTTT CTACGACGCGCCGCAGCTGATGATTGATGTGGATGTGGTATGTGGGTATCCTTCTCCTGAGGAGATTTCCATTGAAGAGGGCAATGGTGATGGAAATGATGACAATTGGGACGACTACAACAACTACGGTGGTTTAACTGATTTTGGAGATGAAGGAGGCTTTGATGAGGACTTT
- the LOC104703065 gene encoding putative exosome complex component rrp40 gives MGTEVSTSPTSLIDQTVVPGDVVLDLSNMTNQTIKLGSGLFQDNDAISAMRAGKLRYTKPNKYWVESSHKRYIPRPEDAVLGIVVDSKSDNFWVDIKGPQLALLPVLAFEGGTRRNIPKFEVGTLLYVRVVKTNTGMNPELSCTDASGKAAGFGPLKDGFMFETSTGLSRMLLSSPTCPVLEALGKKLSFETAFGLNGRVWVHAAAPRVVIIVANALMNSETLSGTQQRIMVEKLLEKISE, from the exons ATGGGTACTGAAGTTTCCACCTCGCCGACAAGCCTAATTGATCAGACCGTC GTTCCAGGTGATGTTGTTCTTGATTTGTCAAACATGACTAACCAAACAATCAAGCTCGGCAGTGGTC tttttcaggaCAATGATGCGATATCTGCTATGAGAGCTGGGAAGTTGAGGTACACTAAGCCAAATAAGTATTGGGTTGAAAGTTCTCATAAAAGG tatataCCACGCCCTGAGGATGCAGTTCTTGGCATTGTGGTAGATTCTAAATCAGAT AATTTTTGGGTAGATATTAAAGGACCCCAATTGGCTCTTCTACCCGTGCTAGCATTTGAAGGAGGAACAAGGAGAAATATACCCAAGTTTGAG GTAGGCACACTGCTTTATGTTCGAGTTGTGAAGACAAACACAGGAATGAACCCGGAGCTGTCATGTACCGACG CAAGTGGAAAGGCTGCAGGATTTGGTCCCTTAAAAGATGGTTTCATGTTTGAAACTTCCACTGGTCTATCAAGAAT GTTATTGAGTTCACCAACTTGCCCAGTCCTCGAAGCTCTTGGGAAGAAACTCTCTTTTGAGACTGCATTTGGCTTAAATGGGAGAGTCTGG GTGCATGCGGCTGCTCCTCGTGTAGTGATTATCGTCGCCAATGCGTTGATGAATTCTGAAACTTTAAGCGGGACACAGCAGAGAATCATGGTAGAGAAATTGCTGGAGAAAATTTCAGAGTGA
- the LOC104705039 gene encoding vesicle-associated membrane protein 712-like: MVSRRIIHGRRLGRIPFSFLEDIHERFVRTYGRAIHSDSAQAYAMNDEFSRVLSQQIEYYSNDPNADWINRIKGEIRPGPPIRQLNHVRDVMRENIEKVLDRGERLELLVDKAENMQGNTFRFRKQARRFSNTTRWRNCKLMLLLILVLLVIIYGA, from the exons ATGGTTTCTCGAAGAATCATCCACGGCCGAAGACTTG gGAGGATTCCATTTTCGTTTCTAGAGGATATTCATGAGAGGTTTGTTCGGACTTATGGACGCGCAATTCATTCAGATTCAGCACAAGCTTATGCAATGAATGATGAGTTCTCAAGAGTTCTCAGCCAACAGATTGAGTATTACTCTAATGATCCTAATGCCGATTGGATTAATCGAATTAAGGGTGAAATCAGGCCCGGCCCACCCATAAGGCAGCTAAATCAT GTGAGGGATGTCATGAGAGAGAACATTGAAAAAGTTCTTGATAGAGGCGAACGTCTTGAGCTTCTTGTCGATAAAGCCGAAAATATGCAAGGGAATACTTTCCGGTTTCGAAAGCAAGCTCGTCGTTTCAGCAACACGACGAGGTGGAGAAATTGCAAGCTCAT GCTACTTTTAATACTAGTATTGTTGGTGATCATATACGGTGCG
- the LOC109125617 gene encoding putative defensin-like protein 137, producing the protein MKRNFQLSFVTLIIFTVLMLGVMGDMSIGGKRCWATLDLKDKKCVYEECKSMCLKKNPKGHGACLKSFGGKINCLCGYNCR; encoded by the exons ATGAAGAGAAACTTTCAACTCTCGTTCGTCACGTTGATTATCTTCACTGTTCTTATGCTAG GAGTGATGGGAGACATGAGTATTGGAGGAAAAAGATGTTGGGCAACTCTagatttaaaagataaaaagtgtGTTTACGAGGAGTGTAAGTCTATGTGTCTCAAAAAGAATCCCAAAGGACATGGTGCATGCCTTAAATCATTCGGAGGAAAAATTAATTGCTTATGCGGTTACAATTGccgttaa